A single region of the Nicotiana sylvestris chromosome 6, ASM39365v2, whole genome shotgun sequence genome encodes:
- the LOC104223531 gene encoding protein FAR-RED IMPAIRED RESPONSE 1-like — translation MDSFGRLRNVVWVHSHSKVAYEEFHDVICLDTTCLVNRYNMSFASFVGVNQHRQSILLGCALMSSEDITSYKMVLSTWLGALNNVHPLAIMTDQCDSIKAAINALMPNTLSRVLDGKIAKAEFKALVLDSINVTEFERQWTDYIENYNLDGKDWFYKLYLEKEKWVPVYLNNHFWAGILSTQRSEGMHAFFDGFITRQSTLKLFIQQYELVIRVKFEKELEAEYRSRCFEPKCLSEFAWEKKFQTCYTREVFEFFQVQLRKMYHYEINTPKDHQATTGVENYIIADYSFRSFNTRDPFIFTVEYTPIGKYLSCSCKRFETRELEDTNDGVGDGKGGGEGEGEGEGEGEGEGEGEGEGRNIRDPRYVASRGRRRLNRYRGRIDSYFRSSQTGGGSGVRGNRMSRCGGRGGGRGGDRSGGRGGGNIELAEGIESSLPDLNDEAN, via the exons ATGGATAGTTTTGGTCGACTTCGTAATGTCGTATGGGTTCATTCACACTCTAAGGTTGCATATGAGGAGTTCCATGATGTAATATGCCTTGATACCACATGCCTTGTGAATCGATACAATATGTCATTTGCTTCATTTGTTGGTGTCAATCAGCATAGACAGTCCATACTTTTGGGATGTGCTCTCATGTCTAGTGAGGATATAACAAGTTACAAAATGGTGCTATCTACATGGCTTGGGGCTCTAAACAATGTTCATCCATTAGCTATCATGACTGACCAATGTGATAGTATTAAGGCTGCCATCAATGCATTGATGCCAAATACG TTAAGCAGAGTTCTTGATGGTAAGATTGCAAAGGCAGAATTTAAGGCTTTAGTTCTTGATAGCATTAACGTTACTGAGTTTGAGAGACAATGGACTGATTATATTGAAAATTATAACTTAGATGGAAAGGATTGGTTTTATAAGCTTTATTTGGAGAAGGAGAAATGGGTTCCTGTATACCTAAATAACCACTTTTGGGCTGGGATATTGTCCACACAAAGAAGTGAAGGAATGCATGCTTTCTTTGACGGATTCATCACCCGCCAAAGCACTTTGAAGCTATTTATTCAGCAATATGAGTTAGTCATAAGAGTTAAGTTCGAGAAAGAATTGGAAGCTGAATATAGGTCAAGGTGCTTTGAACCAAAATGTTTATCTGAATTTGCATGGGAGAAAAAATTTCAAACATGTTATACTCGTGAAGTGTTTGAATTTTTTCAAGTACAGTTAAGGAAAATGTACCATTATGAAATCAACACCCCTAAAGACCATCAAGCAACAACTGGAGTGGAGAATTACATTATTGCAGATTATTCGTTCAGGAGTTTTAACACTAGAGATCCATTTATATTCACGGTTGAATATACACCTATTGGTAAATATCTAAGTTGCAGTTGCAAGCGGTTTGAAACAAGAG AATTGGAAGATACAAATGATGGTGTGGGTGATGGTAAGGGTGGGGGTGAGGGTGAGGGTGAGGGTGAGGGTGAGGGTGAGGGTGAGGGTGAGGGTGAAGGTGAAGGAAGAAATATAAGAGATCCTAGATACGTAGCTTCTCGTGGACGTCGAAGGTTGAATAGATATAGAGGGCGAATTGATTCATACTTTAGAAGTTCACAAACGGGTGGTGGAAGTGGAGTTAGAGGTAATAGGATGAGTAGATGTGGTGGTAGAGGTGGTGGCAGAGGTGGTGATAGAAGTGGTGGCAGAGGTGGTGGAAATATTGAACTAGCAGAAGGAATTGAG AGTAGCTTGCCTGATCTAAATGATGAAGCAAACTGA